Below is a window of Tolypothrix bouteillei VB521301 DNA.
TCCCTTTAAATTCCCTGTTATGCCAATGTTGCAGCACATTTTTCTTTGGGAGTAGAGGAGCCTTTGTTAAATGAATATTAACCAATAACCCTCGGTAGGGATCAAGGGGGTTCGCGATACATTTTTACATTTTCCACGGATTTATCAGCCATTTGGGGATCTTATTATCATGATTTTATGACATTTGAACAACTAAAGAGCATTTTCGGTATCTAAAGACTGGAGTTATGTCATGAAATTGTGACATTTAACAAAAGTACCGCGATCCCGTCTTAAAAAACCTAGGGGGATCGCATTATGGAGATCCCATCCATTTGTATCAAGTTATTGTGCGATCGCTTGATTTGATGTGATATCATATGTGGTACTATCGCTCCATGAGCAAACTAAAAAAATTAGTAGAGCAATTTCTCAAACAGCCTCCAGAAGTGCGGTTTCAGGACGTGCGCTATCTGTTGGAAGCTTTTGGCTTTGAAGAAAAAAGGTCTAAGGGTAGTCATCATAGTTTTCGGACTCCCAAGGTAGAACTGTTACTGTACCCAAAACAGGAGGACAAAAAGTTAAAAAAGTTTATGTACAACAAATAGTTGAACTATTAAATTTAGAAGAGTGGATTGATGAAGACACTAAACCAGAAGAAGAAGCCGATTGAAAAGCCGTCCCTAGAATACTATTTAAATCTTCAATACCCCGTAACACTTTACCCTGATGCAGAGGGAGGATACGTAGCTCAAATCAAAGATTTACCTGGATGTCTCACCCAAGGTGAAACCCTAGAAGAGACAATGGCAAACATTAATGAGGCGCGGGAATTGTGGATTGAGACAGCACATTCGGCTGGTGACGATATTCCTTTACCTAGTGGTGATGATAGCTACAGTGGTAAGTTATTGGTGCGAATGCCGAAGTCATTGCATCGCCGTTTAGCTGAAACTGCTGAACGAGAAGGTGTAAGTCTGAACCAGTATATTGTATCCTTATTGAGTGCAATTACGTAAGTGTAGAATAACTACTCGTCGAGGATGGAAAGAAATTTGGATTTTACCCATTGCACGAACAACGATGATAGCAAATAGTTGCTTTGTTACCAGCTGACTTGAAAAATGTAACAGAAGAAGCAGGAATAGTCGAAAGATTGCAAGAATAAAATATAAGGAGGCTCTATTTTTTGAATATTGAAGCAACTGTTTTTCGCCTTCTTAGAGATAGCATGGGCAAGCCAGACAGAAAGTTGGTGCTATCAGACCGTTTAATTAAGGATTTACAAATTGATTGTGACGATCTTATTTTTGCATATATTATACCTTTAATGCAGCAACTAGATATTGACATTCCAGATCCAGAATGGCTTGAGATTTATACTGTTGGAGATATAATTTATTTGCTGAAGAAATATAAAAAAATTCAAGAAGAAGCTCGCAAGCGAGCTGATACAGATTGGAAAAATAAAAGCCCCGTGCGTTGGGTGACTGGACGTTTAGATCTCAATAAGCCTGTTCTTACAAAAGGGCTGATTTTCTACCCGCGCTATTGTTTTATCACTTACCCCGAACATGAAAATTTTTATGACACTTATAACCAGAGGATTGATGAGTTAATCGATAGGGAGGGAATACCCGATTGGTCGCCGTTAAAACGCATTCCAGAAAGAGCGATCGCTCTGGAAATTCTCACAAAAACTGGGCAAAATCTATCAAACTTTACTCATTCTTCCATAGTTGAAAAAAATTTGATAAAGAGCGTATTAAATAAATGGGAATCGGGTCAACCTGTGATTTGGTCTCGCCTTCCAGACAAAGCAATACTATTATTAGGAGGCAATGTTAGTGAAAAAGTAGGACGAATTGATGTGTTAGATACCGAACATATGGCATGGTTAGCCTCATTAGAGTTTCTTCGCAAACACTGCCCAACCATGCCTTGGGATGTCCAAGCAAATTGAAGAGTACAGCTTTGCACACCCATGCCCCCTACAAGCGTATATTTGCGCTCGCTCTTAGTGTCATCTTTCTTCTGTAGAACAAATAAGGAGTTTTGCGTGATGTACCTCTCTTTTGTCGTTCATTGAGGTTGAGAAGCGTCTCGCCTTGCCCTTAATCAATAATGTCAATATTCATACTTCTGAATGTCAAAAATCTTTTCCAACGATAAATCTCGTTGCATCTATAGGATAAGTCTTAATATATACCATACAACCTGTTGCTGACGAGGGACTATAGGAGCAACCGGGTGGATACCGCAGCCAACTCCCAGCCTGATAATTTCCTAACTCATCACTCCAAGTTCCTTCTATGACAAAGATTTCTTTCACCTCAGACTCGACTACATTCAACAATGCTGTGCCTGGTTGCCAGCGCTCAATCCAGACTTTGTCAGGAAAACTCATTTGCTCATAGAGGGACTTCACCTCAATTTGAGGGATAATACCCGGCTGCCAGGGTAACTGGTAAATATTCTTTCGCACTTGCTGACGATTTTGTCCACCATGTTGGCGTAATTTAACAAAAGTCAGACAACTCTCTTCGCTGTAGGGGTGATGGACAAACCCTTCAGGATTGAGCATGTAAGTTCCTGGCGTATGGATACCTGTTTCGTCAGCAAAGTTTCCTTCGAGTACTAAAATTTCTTCTCCTCCAGGGTGTCCGTGCAGGCTGAAAAAGCCACCAGGAGCGAATCGAGTCAACATCGTTACTGGATGATCTTGAACTTCATTATCGGACTCAAAGCAAAAAAACGATATCCCGGTAAACTCTGTTTCATACCAGGTTTGAGTTGGTAATACTGCTACACGTATTGATAAATTTTCGTTAATTTTTTGAGGTTGCCAGTGCAGTTGAGAAGATAGCATTGTCAGGTTTCGCATTAATAGAGCAGTTAACTTACATAACTTTTAGAATGTAATAAAATTATAAAAATTACGTAATTATTCTAGTCTTAATTGTGCCAAAAGCTTCGTATAAGCGACAGGAGTATAAGTATCTAAATTATCCAAAACGAATCAAATTTTCTCAGACCTTGAAAAATCAATATTGACTAAGGCTTTCATTTGATGAGCAAAGTCTTGTTTGGTTGTTGACTGTGTAACTTCTACATATCGCCCAATACGGTTCGGTCAAATTCTAAGCAGTGTTAAGTACAGAGAAAGTGAGTGTTTGTAATATGGCTTTTATTTTTCAGTATATTTAAAAATTTCGTAAATATAATAATATACGTGAGAAAAGAACACAAGGACAGTTAAGACGCTTAAGCGAGATTTAACGGAATCTTTATTTTTTATCTTTCCGCACCCTAACTGTCACAAACGGTAATTACTGAGTACAACCTCTAAAAAAAGAATAAAAAGATACTGTTTTTTGCATAAAAACAGGTGAGAAAGCGTGAAAACTGGGATATGAGACATCTAAGCCATTCTCAATTATTAGCAATAAGACTGCCAGAAATTTTTTGTCTTAATTGATAGATAAATTTCTATTTTTACTTATGAAATTTTCTGACGCGTGGATTTAACTCTAGCCCAAATGCTTTTAAAAGAACATTTTGAAGGTGAGATGGTGCGAAAGCGCCCAAGGCGATCGCTACTGAATTATTGACTCCGGAGATACCTATAATGACTTGTAAACAACAACGGAGATACCACAGATTGTGAATAGCTCTAATAGCAACGCTTGTTTAACAAACACTATGTCAAATCGTGTAAACTTAATAGGGGTTAAGTAAAAAGATGCGATCTCGGTAATTTTGTAGGATGTCGATCAAACGTGTTGGTATAATCGGGGGCGGACAATTAGCATGGATGATGGGAAGTGCCGCCAGAGAGTTAGGAGTGGAATTACTGATTCAAACTCCTGGCGCAAACGATCCTGCAGTATCCGTGGCTAAAGAGGTTATTTTTGCTCCAGTTGATGATGCTAACGCTACAGCAATACTCGCTCAAAAGTCTGATGTCATTACTTTTGAGAATGAGTTTGTTAACATAGATGCTTTATTAAAACTAGCCGAGCAAGGAGTTTGTTTTCGTCCCAGATTGGAAGCTTTAAGCCCTCTTTTAGATAAATATCACCAACGCTGTTATTTACGAGAATTGGGTTTACCCGTTCCGAAGTTTGTTAATATTCCCCAACAAGAGGAAGAGGTTGGGAGAAGCGCAGACTTAGTCTCTAACACACAGCTGGGTTTTCCAGTCGTTTTGAAAGCTCGCCGTCACGGTTATGACGGTCAGGGAACTTTCATTGTTAAAGAACCATCCGAGCTAGACCGAAAACTGAATTCAGCTTCAAAAAATGTTTCTGGTTATTTATTAGAAGAATACGTTCCTTTTGAGCGAGAACTCGCAGTCATCGCCGCACGTTCTACCAATGGTGAGGTTATGACTTACCCAGTGGTGGAAACCCAGCAGGAAGAACAGGTTTGCCGTCGAGTCATTGCACCGGCTGATATTCCAGAACGAGTTGCTTTGGAAATAGAGGATATTGCTCGTACTTTGCTTAACAGCTTGCAAGCTGTGGGAGTTTTTGGAATTGAATTATTCCTTAGGGCGGATGGCAAAGTACTGGTTAATGAATTAGCACCCCGGACTCACAATTCCGGGCATTTTTCTCTGGATGCTTGTAAAACGTCCCAATTTGAGCAGCACTTAAGAGCAGTTTGCGATCTCCCTCTAGGGAACACGGCAATGATTTGCCCCAGTGCTGTTATGGTTAATCTCTTGGGATATGAAAATTCTCAAAGCGACTATACAGACAAACGCCAGCAAATAGAGCAAATCCCCCAAGCATACGTCCACTGGTATGGCAAGAATGAATCCCGTCCGGGACGCAAACTCGGACACGTAACCGTTTTGCTGGATTCGCAAAACCGCGATCGCACAATGGAGATCGCCCGTAATGTAGAATCCATCTGGTATTCAAAGTAAGCCTGCCAAAAATTATCCAGGGAAGAATACACAATATTTTTTTAAAAGCTATAATGGTTTTGTTGCACTGTGACGTTGGTGACTGCCATAAAGTTTTTTGATCTATGCCTTAAAAAATAAGGGAATCAAGGAATTCTCGTGGCAGTAGACCGGGCGAAGCACCCGGAAACTTTAAACGAGAGAACTCGGTACCCACCTGGTTTATCCAGGTCATAAACTTAGGTAAAACGGCGTCGCGGTGACACAAAATTACAAGCTCCTAAAGTCAGATGAGACTTAGGAGCTTTTAATTGTTTAAGTGTTAGTGGTAAGTCGTTAGTAGAGGTGTAAGGCATTTAAACCGTACACAAGACAATCTTTAGTAATATATTTTACTGAATGATGACTAACAACTAACAACCAACAACCACCAACTTTGTTAAAATCGCAAGAACTGGGTTAAATTAAGGTTAAAGCTGTAAGAAATTGTTAAA
It encodes the following:
- a CDS encoding type II toxin-antitoxin system HicA family toxin: MSKLKKLVEQFLKQPPEVRFQDVRYLLEAFGFEEKRSKGSHHSFRTPKVELLLYPKQEDKKLKKFMYNK
- a CDS encoding type II toxin-antitoxin system HicB family antitoxin, yielding MKTLNQKKKPIEKPSLEYYLNLQYPVTLYPDAEGGYVAQIKDLPGCLTQGETLEETMANINEARELWIETAHSAGDDIPLPSGDDSYSGKLLVRMPKSLHRRLAETAEREGVSLNQYIVSLLSAIT
- a CDS encoding acyl carrier protein — translated: MNIEATVFRLLRDSMGKPDRKLVLSDRLIKDLQIDCDDLIFAYIIPLMQQLDIDIPDPEWLEIYTVGDIIYLLKKYKKIQEEARKRADTDWKNKSPVRWVTGRLDLNKPVLTKGLIFYPRYCFITYPEHENFYDTYNQRIDELIDREGIPDWSPLKRIPERAIALEILTKTGQNLSNFTHSSIVEKNLIKSVLNKWESGQPVIWSRLPDKAILLLGGNVSEKVGRIDVLDTEHMAWLASLEFLRKHCPTMPWDVQAN
- a CDS encoding cupin domain-containing protein — translated: MRNLTMLSSQLHWQPQKINENLSIRVAVLPTQTWYETEFTGISFFCFESDNEVQDHPVTMLTRFAPGGFFSLHGHPGGEEILVLEGNFADETGIHTPGTYMLNPEGFVHHPYSEESCLTFVKLRQHGGQNRQQVRKNIYQLPWQPGIIPQIEVKSLYEQMSFPDKVWIERWQPGTALLNVVESEVKEIFVIEGTWSDELGNYQAGSWLRYPPGCSYSPSSATGCMVYIKTYPIDATRFIVGKDF
- a CDS encoding 5-(carboxyamino)imidazole ribonucleotide synthase — translated: MKRVGIIGGGQLAWMMGSAARELGVELLIQTPGANDPAVSVAKEVIFAPVDDANATAILAQKSDVITFENEFVNIDALLKLAEQGVCFRPRLEALSPLLDKYHQRCYLRELGLPVPKFVNIPQQEEEVGRSADLVSNTQLGFPVVLKARRHGYDGQGTFIVKEPSELDRKLNSASKNVSGYLLEEYVPFERELAVIAARSTNGEVMTYPVVETQQEEQVCRRVIAPADIPERVALEIEDIARTLLNSLQAVGVFGIELFLRADGKVLVNELAPRTHNSGHFSLDACKTSQFEQHLRAVCDLPLGNTAMICPSAVMVNLLGYENSQSDYTDKRQQIEQIPQAYVHWYGKNESRPGRKLGHVTVLLDSQNRDRTMEIARNVESIWYSK